In one Niallia taxi genomic region, the following are encoded:
- the esaA gene encoding type VII secretion protein EsaA — protein sequence MKGFPIWKIIIALVLIIGAPLLFFKAIGENPLKEKENATKSIAIVNEDVGLEGEEEEIHLGESAASILAKDSSYNWSVVGRSAGESGLRSNKYDAVIYIPSDFSKKVMDYESANPSKVTFDYKLQTQLNAVNTEKVKLEVEKATKRTNQRLSSLYWSYVATDMNSVKKEFDQILQKEVDFQGTMLAFYKPSSKDLADQIKEQQAMLENIKSSFGQVADQGTDQEASADSFSEDLTGFVENVQAYEQYQQEQQKLLASIQEDAVANISTATENQKSPYLQTQSLLNENEQTVLQQMTDLNSQLQTNESLLLQTKQERVDTAENQLLSYNQYQSNLLDYYQQLVDTKSLNSLQGNLIAAKQGLSEGDEVLLPEDPPENPEVPAEMSEEEGVDNPETGEEGSDSEKPVGGEGNEVIAAVSEQAGASESQQSGEGQEQQSGNSNAEANEHKELEGIQAALQDLEGKLTGMAGSTTSEEIAQAVEQLKAINERVFKVNESLKASGDNQQGYVKGLLAQIADLTSQLDNNTTSLSELETKNEDLNKQLDELTKQKERLIDYAEDLTEVNNELREQLSQYANNMTAILDVIEEKEQSIIASNALSADRKQELENWFDKDIATGKVVDLLYYYAYLNEYEGTLSSMLGQNSAKEEVMANDKFLQQIQAIFQVSDAENNYWNQIEEETPTMRDGLSALNDRFTVFMADYKKSVEDNQGKLLDSFTSMEADANQLLEQIQQPTQNEAGNLSAEASGTGVATSYKVIQEQMNSFHNGLQDASESQETIIEYTNGLHQEVSAVQTDADVLNNKWSTNVKSTELIRDDVFSVLGNAFVDDQSNGVVYDFLSSPLQLTAGTSEKVETNTVPPVVVLFIVLLSSLLIGYTTYYFSSLPYWVRTALFFIVNTLVGFIISLYGLKIYQLAEQATMEWTVFTILLLMVSSGLITAAFSLHRLVGLFVTAGVIALYVTPLLALSTPNFKFADPMSNVYISIQYSTESLFAPAAIILVFTLLLLVILQVLIERYKGSSSMEHEVGANETM from the coding sequence GTGAAGGGCTTTCCTATATGGAAGATAATTATTGCGCTAGTCCTTATAATCGGTGCTCCATTGCTTTTTTTTAAGGCAATTGGGGAAAATCCGTTAAAGGAGAAGGAAAATGCAACAAAGTCAATTGCCATCGTAAATGAAGATGTTGGCTTAGAAGGGGAAGAAGAGGAAATTCATTTAGGTGAAAGTGCTGCGAGCATTCTAGCGAAGGATTCTTCTTATAATTGGAGTGTTGTCGGCAGAAGTGCCGGAGAAAGCGGGCTGCGCAGCAATAAATATGATGCGGTCATTTATATTCCATCTGACTTTTCTAAAAAGGTGATGGATTATGAGAGTGCTAATCCAAGCAAGGTAACCTTCGACTATAAATTACAAACACAACTAAATGCTGTTAATACAGAGAAGGTGAAGCTGGAGGTAGAAAAAGCAACAAAGCGGACAAATCAACGGCTTTCCTCTCTATATTGGAGTTATGTTGCAACAGACATGAATTCAGTGAAAAAGGAATTCGACCAGATTTTGCAAAAGGAGGTCGATTTCCAAGGGACAATGCTTGCCTTCTATAAGCCGAGCTCAAAGGATTTGGCAGATCAAATCAAAGAACAGCAAGCGATGCTCGAGAATATTAAGAGCTCCTTTGGCCAAGTTGCTGACCAAGGAACAGATCAGGAGGCTTCGGCTGACTCCTTTTCAGAAGACTTAACTGGTTTTGTTGAAAATGTACAAGCATATGAACAATACCAGCAGGAGCAGCAAAAGCTCCTTGCAAGCATTCAAGAGGATGCCGTAGCAAATATAAGCACAGCAACGGAGAACCAGAAATCACCTTATCTGCAAACACAAAGCTTGTTAAATGAAAATGAACAAACAGTATTGCAGCAAATGACAGACTTAAACAGCCAACTGCAGACAAATGAAAGTCTGCTTCTGCAAACAAAGCAGGAGCGGGTTGATACTGCCGAAAACCAGCTGCTGTCTTACAACCAGTATCAAAGCAATCTCTTAGACTACTATCAGCAACTAGTTGATACAAAGTCCCTTAACTCCTTGCAAGGTAATCTTATAGCTGCTAAGCAAGGCTTGTCAGAAGGAGATGAAGTACTGCTGCCAGAAGATCCACCGGAGAATCCGGAAGTGCCTGCTGAAATGTCTGAGGAAGAGGGCGTGGATAATCCAGAAACAGGAGAAGAAGGTTCAGATAGTGAGAAACCGGTTGGTGGTGAAGGCAACGAAGTGATTGCGGCTGTAAGTGAACAAGCTGGAGCTAGCGAATCCCAGCAATCTGGCGAGGGTCAGGAACAGCAGTCTGGAAACTCTAATGCAGAGGCTAATGAGCACAAGGAATTAGAGGGAATACAAGCTGCTTTACAAGACCTTGAAGGCAAGCTCACAGGCATGGCCGGAAGCACTACTAGTGAAGAAATAGCCCAAGCAGTTGAACAGCTGAAGGCTATTAATGAACGTGTATTTAAAGTGAACGAAAGCTTGAAAGCAAGTGGAGATAACCAGCAAGGTTATGTTAAAGGACTGCTTGCTCAAATTGCAGATTTAACGAGCCAGCTCGACAATAATACAACAAGCCTGTCAGAGTTGGAAACGAAAAATGAAGACTTGAATAAACAGCTTGATGAGCTGACGAAACAAAAAGAAAGATTAATAGATTATGCAGAGGATTTAACAGAAGTCAATAATGAGCTAAGGGAGCAGCTGTCCCAATATGCTAATAACATGACAGCAATATTGGATGTAATTGAAGAAAAGGAACAGTCTATTATAGCTTCAAACGCCCTTTCAGCAGACCGAAAACAGGAGCTGGAGAATTGGTTTGATAAGGATATTGCAACAGGTAAGGTAGTAGATCTTCTTTACTATTATGCATACCTAAATGAGTATGAAGGTACATTATCGAGTATGCTTGGCCAAAATTCAGCAAAAGAGGAAGTTATGGCAAATGACAAGTTTCTTCAGCAAATCCAAGCCATTTTCCAAGTGAGTGATGCGGAAAATAACTATTGGAATCAAATCGAAGAGGAAACGCCGACAATGCGCGACGGATTATCTGCTTTAAATGACAGATTCACAGTGTTTATGGCAGATTACAAAAAATCAGTTGAGGATAACCAGGGCAAGCTCTTAGATAGCTTTACTTCAATGGAAGCTGATGCGAATCAATTGCTCGAACAAATCCAGCAGCCAACGCAAAATGAAGCTGGTAACTTAAGTGCTGAGGCAAGCGGCACTGGTGTCGCCACGAGTTATAAGGTTATTCAAGAGCAAATGAATTCCTTCCATAATGGTCTGCAGGATGCAAGCGAGAGCCAAGAGACAATTATTGAATACACAAATGGACTCCATCAAGAAGTATCTGCTGTTCAAACAGATGCAGATGTGTTGAACAATAAATGGTCAACAAATGTTAAATCTACAGAGCTAATAAGAGATGACGTCTTTTCAGTGCTGGGCAATGCCTTTGTTGATGACCAATCCAATGGCGTTGTTTATGACTTCCTTTCAAGTCCGCTGCAGCTTACTGCAGGAACTTCTGAGAAGGTTGAAACAAATACGGTTCCGCCAGTGGTTGTGTTGTTTATCGTTTTATTAAGCAGCTTGTTGATCGGCTATACAACCTATTATTTCAGCAGCCTGCCATATTGGGTACGCACAGCATTGTTCTTCATTGTGAATACGCTCGTCGGCTTTATCATCAGCCTATACGGCTTGAAAATATACCAGCTGGCAGAGCAGGCAACAATGGAATGGACTGTGTTTACTATTTTGCTTCTAATGGTCAGCTCAGGCCTAATTACAGCTGCGTTTTCACTGCATCGCCTTGTCGGCCTATTTGTGACTGCAGGCGTAATTGCCCTGTACGTTACACCATTGCTGGCATTGAGCACACCTAACTTTAAATTTGCAGATCCGATGAGCAACGTCTATATTTCCATTCAGTACAGCACGGAATCCTTATTTGCCCCTGCTGCTATCATTTTAGTGTTTACATTGCTTCTTCTTGTAATACTGCAAGTGCTGATTGAGCGCTATAAGGGCTCTAGCAGCATGGAGCATGAGGTGGGAGCAAATGAGACGATGTAA
- the essA gene encoding type VII secretion protein EssA encodes MRRCKWMICLVVCFMGINGYFSYGNMKKAYAETKSNIDELAPNEYEGKSTDKNTNLLDEDGSSTSKSEIPEEQKQLTFEGEKTFSADDVKDKLFQKAATNKIEQNAEQLGLFTGDDETAQMGKTEDIQSDANSSLSLFLGILIAVCIVLLGIVLTVFYRTAKQGERMRDN; translated from the coding sequence ATGAGACGATGTAAATGGATGATTTGTTTGGTAGTTTGTTTTATGGGGATAAATGGTTATTTTTCTTATGGAAATATGAAAAAGGCATATGCAGAAACAAAATCCAATATTGATGAATTGGCACCAAATGAATATGAAGGGAAATCAACAGATAAGAATACTAATTTGCTCGATGAAGATGGTTCTTCAACGAGCAAATCTGAAATTCCTGAAGAACAGAAGCAGCTGACATTCGAAGGTGAAAAGACCTTTTCTGCTGATGATGTTAAAGATAAACTTTTCCAAAAGGCGGCAACAAATAAAATTGAACAGAATGCCGAACAGCTTGGCTTATTTACAGGAGACGATGAGACTGCGCAAATGGGGAAAACAGAAGACATACAGTCTGATGCTAATTCCTCATTATCCTTATTTCTAGGCATTCTAATTGCTGTCTGTATTGTTCTGCTAGGCATCGTTTTAACTGTTTTCTATCGGACAGCCAAACAAGGGGAAAGGATGCGTGATAATTAA
- a CDS encoding YwqH-like family protein yields MSLSSMLASLKGDVNGKIDDIEHKIQRLKSAKQKVENEQDTMLEEIRQLKKPDLNNNWVGQRADEFDGKRDDVYLAMSYIGNLEYAQYQSSIQSKINLLQIEKTSLQGIGGLVGEASKLFELGEDMYDDVTNKISEIKRML; encoded by the coding sequence ATGAGTCTTTCAAGTATGCTCGCAAGCCTAAAAGGTGATGTAAACGGCAAAATAGACGATATTGAGCACAAAATTCAAAGATTAAAATCAGCTAAACAGAAGGTGGAAAACGAGCAGGATACAATGCTAGAGGAAATTAGGCAGCTAAAAAAGCCTGATTTAAACAATAATTGGGTTGGTCAACGAGCAGATGAGTTTGACGGGAAGCGAGACGATGTGTATCTGGCAATGAGCTATATTGGAAACTTAGAATATGCACAATATCAAAGCTCGATCCAAAGCAAGATCAACCTCCTGCAAATAGAAAAAACCAGTCTTCAAGGCATTGGCGGCCTTGTTGGTGAAGCATCAAAACTATTCGAGCTTGGCGAAGATATGTATGACGATGTCACAAATAAAATATCTGAAATTAAAAGGATGTTGTGA
- a CDS encoding YwqI/YxiC family protein — translation MATIKLNHANAISKLSNAEQAVHSLALIRTPTSKLKDNKLDFTSEWKEREERIESLIEEYKKIVLKNIADTKDNIDALKEQDEAITR, via the coding sequence ATGGCTACGATTAAATTAAACCATGCTAATGCAATCAGCAAATTAAGCAATGCAGAACAGGCAGTGCACAGTCTTGCCTTGATCCGCACACCGACAAGTAAATTGAAGGACAACAAGCTCGATTTCACATCGGAATGGAAAGAAAGAGAAGAACGAATTGAGAGCTTAATAGAAGAGTATAAAAAGATTGTTTTAAAGAATATAGCAGATACAAAGGACAATATTGATGCATTAAAGGAACAGGATGAAGCGATAACTAGGTAG
- a CDS encoding NAD(P)/FAD-dependent oxidoreductase, with protein sequence MKKTFDCVIIGGGIAGLQAAIQLGRYKHNVLVIDSGIGRSILCKSYHNILGYPDGISGTELRQKGRQQAESLGVEFLSMTATNVEKQDDYFVIDTESGQYEAKRLLLATGIIDNIPPFAELYPCLGISVYLCPDCDGYEVKNKKTIVIGNGKVGANMALTLTYWTKELVYVNHGGEAIGEEVQKKLAEQNIPVIDKEIKKVEADGSSLQGFTLNDGEFLDGKHGFIAFGGNIVKSELAKQLGVEILENNHISVNGRTKMTNVENVWAAGDVVAHSEQVTIAMGDGSQAAIWIHKSLLN encoded by the coding sequence ATGAAGAAAACATTTGATTGTGTAATTATCGGCGGAGGAATCGCCGGCCTGCAGGCAGCTATACAGCTCGGCAGGTATAAACATAATGTGTTGGTTATAGATTCGGGAATAGGCAGGTCTATTCTTTGCAAAAGCTATCATAACATACTTGGCTATCCAGATGGGATAAGCGGAACAGAATTGCGCCAGAAGGGAAGGCAGCAGGCTGAAAGCCTTGGAGTTGAGTTTCTTTCCATGACAGCTACAAATGTGGAAAAGCAGGATGATTATTTTGTTATTGATACAGAATCAGGTCAGTATGAAGCGAAGAGACTGCTTCTTGCAACAGGTATTATTGACAATATCCCGCCATTTGCAGAGCTATATCCTTGTTTAGGTATCAGTGTGTATTTATGTCCTGATTGTGATGGCTATGAGGTTAAAAATAAGAAGACCATTGTTATCGGTAATGGAAAAGTTGGAGCAAATATGGCGTTAACATTAACGTATTGGACAAAGGAGCTTGTCTATGTTAATCACGGTGGAGAAGCCATCGGCGAGGAAGTACAAAAGAAGCTTGCTGAACAAAATATCCCTGTTATAGATAAGGAAATTAAGAAAGTGGAAGCGGATGGATCAAGCTTGCAAGGCTTTACTTTAAATGATGGGGAGTTTTTGGATGGGAAGCATGGCTTTATTGCATTCGGGGGCAATATCGTCAAATCAGAGCTTGCCAAACAGCTCGGTGTGGAGATATTAGAGAATAACCATATTTCTGTTAATGGCAGAACGAAAATGACTAATGTAGAAAATGTGTGGGCTGCAGGTGATGTTGTTGCCCATTCCGAACAGGTAACAATTGCCATGGGAGACGGATCCCAGGCTGCCATATGGATTCATAAATCGCTGTTAAACTAA
- a CDS encoding class I SAM-dependent methyltransferase → MKPSYQDALAYYGVNGAHPGGLSLTRYLLQQEKITSATSLLDAGCGTGQTSAFIKKHYPCSVTSIDLHPTMVKRAASRFHRENLPINLVQGSIEKLPFPDGSFDIILVESVLIFTDIRHSLKELKRVLKPNGVVLALEMTSERELTSLEQNNMRSVYGIEKVYSEGEWVHNLAAAGFRNAEIKLSHTVYSHMFANIEGEEEEMDVHVTRNLEMENKLTEHAHILYTYGNIIGYRVYRATL, encoded by the coding sequence ATGAAACCATCTTATCAAGATGCACTTGCTTATTATGGAGTTAACGGAGCCCATCCTGGCGGGCTTTCCTTAACTAGATACTTGCTGCAGCAGGAAAAAATCACATCAGCCACAAGCCTGTTAGACGCTGGATGCGGGACAGGGCAAACCTCGGCTTTTATTAAAAAGCATTACCCTTGTTCTGTCACAAGCATTGACCTCCATCCAACGATGGTCAAAAGGGCTGCAAGTCGTTTTCACAGAGAAAACCTGCCCATAAATCTAGTGCAGGGCAGTATTGAGAAACTGCCATTCCCTGACGGAAGCTTTGACATCATACTTGTAGAATCTGTGCTTATTTTCACAGATATTCGCCACTCCTTAAAGGAGCTTAAACGTGTCCTGAAGCCTAACGGTGTCGTTCTTGCCTTGGAAATGACTTCTGAAAGAGAGCTTACATCATTAGAACAAAATAATATGAGATCAGTCTATGGAATAGAGAAGGTATATTCTGAAGGAGAATGGGTGCACAACTTAGCTGCTGCTGGCTTTAGGAATGCGGAAATCAAGCTGTCACACACCGTCTATTCCCATATGTTTGCAAACATTGAAGGGGAAGAGGAAGAAATGGACGTTCATGTTACAAGAAATTTAGAAATGGAAAATAAGCTGACGGAGCATGCTCACATTTTATATACTTATGGAAATATTATTGGATATCGCGTTTACAGAGCAACACTTTAA
- the ybaK gene encoding Cys-tRNA(Pro) deacylase, with amino-acid sequence MAKGKTNAMRILDGLHISYTTHSYENKDGKIDGISVAEKIGVDKRQVFKTLVVQDGEKEPYVFIIPVQAELDLKKAAKAVQSKKVEMAPVKDIQKLTGYIRGGCSPIGMKKSYQTILDDSAEGLPSIVVSGGKIGLQMELEVSDLIQATDAAVVNVLS; translated from the coding sequence ATGGCAAAAGGCAAAACGAATGCAATGCGCATTCTCGACGGTCTCCACATCTCCTATACCACTCATTCTTACGAAAATAAGGATGGGAAAATTGACGGCATTTCGGTAGCAGAAAAAATAGGTGTTGATAAAAGACAGGTATTTAAAACACTTGTTGTACAAGATGGGGAAAAGGAGCCGTATGTATTCATCATTCCAGTCCAAGCTGAGCTTGATTTGAAAAAGGCAGCTAAAGCAGTGCAATCTAAAAAAGTCGAGATGGCACCTGTCAAGGATATCCAAAAGCTAACAGGCTATATAAGAGGTGGATGCTCACCGATTGGCATGAAGAAAAGTTATCAAACAATTCTTGATGACAGTGCAGAGGGGCTGCCATCTATTGTCGTGAGTGGTGGCAAAATAGGGTTACAGATGGAACTGGAAGTGAGTGACCTTATTCAAGCAACAGACGCAGCAGTTGTGAATGTTCTTTCATAA
- a CDS encoding SDR family oxidoreductase, giving the protein MYPEYPYYDHKQEVKNTPIAFPPQHQNRMPGFEYEMNPRPISENPNYKGSGKLKGKVAIITGGDSGIGRAAAYAFVKEGAKVVIVYLNEHRDAQETEQRINQLGGESLFIAADLRVEENAAVVAQQAIQRFGKIDILVNNHAVQFVQKSILDITKEQLTNTFETNIFSFFYLIKAVLPHLKAGSSIINTTSVTAYEGNKDLIDYSATKGAILALTRSLSMSLAKKKIRVNAIAPGPIWTPLIPASFSEKNVMTFGTDTPWKRAGQPFELAPAYVYLASDDSGYTTGEVIHINGGQMVTT; this is encoded by the coding sequence ATGTATCCAGAATATCCGTATTATGATCATAAGCAGGAAGTAAAGAATACACCAATTGCTTTTCCACCACAGCATCAGAACAGAATGCCAGGATTTGAGTATGAAATGAATCCACGGCCGATTTCCGAGAACCCTAACTATAAAGGCAGCGGCAAGCTAAAGGGAAAAGTAGCAATTATTACTGGCGGGGACAGCGGTATTGGCAGGGCAGCGGCATATGCCTTTGTAAAGGAAGGTGCAAAGGTCGTTATCGTTTACTTAAATGAACATAGAGATGCCCAAGAAACAGAGCAGAGAATCAACCAGCTTGGTGGAGAGAGCCTGTTCATTGCAGCAGATCTCAGAGTCGAGGAAAACGCTGCAGTTGTCGCACAGCAGGCAATCCAGCGCTTTGGCAAAATTGATATATTAGTCAATAATCACGCTGTCCAATTTGTACAAAAAAGCATTCTTGATATTACAAAGGAACAATTAACGAATACCTTTGAAACAAATATATTCTCATTCTTTTACTTAATAAAAGCAGTCCTGCCTCATTTAAAGGCGGGAAGCTCGATCATTAATACTACCTCTGTTACCGCTTATGAGGGAAATAAGGATTTAATCGATTACTCGGCAACAAAGGGAGCTATTCTTGCATTGACGAGATCATTGTCAATGTCATTGGCAAAAAAGAAAATCAGAGTGAATGCCATTGCGCCAGGACCAATTTGGACACCATTAATTCCAGCAAGCTTTTCTGAAAAGAATGTTATGACATTCGGGACAGATACGCCATGGAAAAGGGCAGGCCAGCCTTTTGAGCTCGCACCTGCTTATGTTTATTTAGCTTCAGATGACTCTGGCTACACGACAGGGGAAGTAATTCATATAAATGGCGGTCAGATGGTAACGACATAA
- the cydC gene encoding thiol reductant ABC exporter subunit CydC yields MREDKWILPFMKENAGRIIIILLLSILALGTGAMLTFTSGYLISRSAMPIENILMVYIPIVGVRAFGISRAVFSYLERLAGHDAVLRILSKMRIKLYGILEPQALFIKSRFKMGDMLGILAEDIEQLQYIYLRTIFPTIAACVLYIMTICVIGILDIPFAMLMAFYLALLLVVFPVCSLLLMKKSQTEYKQRRNGLYQKLTDSILGITDWVISGRSNSFISSYERDEALAADVNLKLTRFSRWRNFAQQAVSALVITSLLFWAAGQYAEGHIPVAMIAAIVLVALPILDAFLVVSEAFERIPGYQDSLNRLKRLEGSENKASQHKMAPKENSIHIKLENVSYTYEKGDTPSVKNVNIDIPQGKKIALIGRSGAGKSTLLKLIQGVITTKNGKVTYNGKDAGLHQEDTSAIISVLNQSPHLFDTTLRNNLLLGSDDVGENELTAAIKLAQLQDLVNKLPDGLDTFMQETGQRFSGGERQRVALARILLKDTPVVILDEPNASLDPRTEKELLQTIFASLAGKSIIWITHHLVGVEQMDEILFMEAGKIVMRGTHQELLGNERYRQFYELDHPDFLLKKDEA; encoded by the coding sequence ATGAGAGAAGACAAATGGATATTGCCATTTATGAAAGAGAATGCTGGACGAATTATCATCATTCTCTTATTAAGCATATTAGCACTGGGCACAGGAGCAATGCTCACCTTTACTTCAGGCTATTTAATCAGCAGATCTGCCATGCCGATTGAAAACATTCTAATGGTGTATATTCCGATTGTAGGAGTTAGAGCATTTGGAATCAGCCGTGCTGTGTTCAGCTATTTAGAAAGGCTCGCGGGCCATGATGCTGTTTTAAGAATATTATCGAAAATGCGTATAAAGCTATATGGAATTTTAGAGCCACAGGCACTTTTCATTAAGAGCCGCTTCAAAATGGGTGATATGCTTGGCATTCTTGCAGAGGATATTGAACAGCTTCAGTATATTTATTTAAGGACGATTTTTCCGACAATAGCTGCATGTGTTTTATATATCATGACAATTTGTGTTATCGGTATTCTCGATATCCCCTTTGCCATGCTTATGGCATTTTATTTAGCGCTGCTACTTGTTGTATTTCCAGTTTGTTCTCTGCTGCTGATGAAGAAAAGCCAGACAGAATATAAGCAGCGCAGAAATGGCCTTTATCAAAAGCTGACTGACAGTATTTTAGGCATAACAGACTGGGTTATTAGTGGCCGCTCAAACAGCTTTATATCCTCCTATGAAAGAGATGAAGCCTTAGCAGCAGATGTAAACCTTAAACTGACCCGCTTTTCGAGATGGCGTAATTTTGCCCAGCAGGCAGTTTCAGCATTAGTAATTACCTCTTTGCTATTTTGGGCTGCTGGACAATATGCAGAAGGACATATTCCTGTTGCGATGATTGCTGCCATTGTATTAGTTGCACTGCCAATACTGGACGCCTTTCTAGTTGTTTCTGAAGCGTTTGAGAGAATCCCAGGATATCAAGATTCCTTAAACAGACTAAAAAGGCTGGAAGGCTCTGAAAATAAAGCTAGCCAGCACAAAATGGCGCCAAAGGAAAATTCTATCCATATTAAACTGGAAAATGTCTCTTATACCTATGAGAAAGGGGATACCCCCTCTGTCAAAAATGTAAATATTGATATTCCCCAAGGAAAAAAAATTGCTTTGATTGGCAGGAGCGGTGCAGGAAAATCAACATTGTTAAAGCTTATTCAAGGGGTTATCACCACAAAGAATGGAAAGGTAACCTATAACGGGAAGGATGCTGGACTTCATCAGGAGGATACTTCAGCGATTATTTCTGTTTTAAACCAGAGTCCCCATCTATTTGATACAACACTAAGAAATAATTTGCTGCTAGGCTCAGATGACGTGGGGGAAAATGAGTTGACTGCGGCAATTAAACTAGCACAGCTGCAAGACTTAGTGAACAAACTGCCAGATGGACTTGATACCTTTATGCAGGAAACAGGCCAGCGCTTTTCTGGTGGTGAAAGACAGCGTGTCGCTTTAGCTAGAATTCTCTTAAAGGACACGCCGGTTGTCATATTAGACGAACCGAATGCAAGCTTGGACCCTCGTACAGAAAAGGAACTGCTTCAGACCATTTTTGCCTCCCTAGCAGGTAAGTCAATCATCTGGATTACTCACCATTTAGTTGGGGTGGAGCAGATGGATGAAATCTTATTTATGGAAGCAGGCAAAATTGTAATGAGAGGCACACATCAAGAGCTTCTTGGAAACGAACGTTATAGACAATTTTATGAACTGGATCATCCAGATTTTTTATTAAAAAAAGATGAGGCATAA
- the cydD gene encoding thiol reductant ABC exporter subunit CydD: MDKNLMKSKGIKPILTLLTFATIFQGAAIILQAKWLAEAITSLFNGEGIQEQYETIILFLLAFLARHLLQLFQQSISARFAEKTSRELRSRLIKKLFELGPKYTKKQGSGNISTLVLEGISQYKGYVELILPRMVGTSVIPPMILLYVYWLDWIAGIILTITMPILIGFLILVGLAAKGQMNKQLATYRILSNHFLDSLRGLETLKFLGKSKKHSDNIEKVSEQYRTATMKTLRVAFLSSFSLDFFTSLSVASVAVNLGVRLIGGDLLLLPALMILIMAPEYFLPVRMVGADYHATLNGKEAGEAILAILHEESNSMSKTTVSAMQDISNIAFNQVGYRHSSAENLTLESLSFQIAGCKKVGIVGESGAGKSTLIDLLSGFTSNTEGEILLNNKEIPSLMTEEWRQKTVYIPQSPYIFSMTLRENIAFYQPGAEDDEIKAALRATGLETLYQSLPHGLDEMLGDGGRTLSGGQEQRIALARAFLTDRKVMLLDEPTSHLDIETEFELKETMLPLFEQRLVFLATHRLHWMKNMDKILVLDNGKIVETGTHEELVAAKGCYYRLLIQ, from the coding sequence ATGGACAAAAACTTAATGAAGTCAAAAGGAATCAAGCCGATTCTTACATTGCTAACTTTCGCAACAATCTTTCAAGGTGCTGCAATCATTCTGCAAGCCAAATGGCTTGCAGAGGCCATCACCTCTTTATTTAATGGAGAAGGAATTCAAGAACAATATGAAACAATCATATTGTTCTTGTTGGCATTTCTGGCACGCCACCTCCTTCAATTATTCCAGCAAAGCATCTCTGCCCGTTTTGCCGAAAAAACAAGTAGAGAACTTAGATCACGCCTAATAAAAAAACTGTTTGAGCTTGGACCGAAATATACAAAGAAACAAGGCAGTGGAAACATATCGACACTTGTGTTGGAAGGAATTTCTCAATATAAAGGGTATGTTGAACTTATCCTTCCGAGGATGGTGGGAACCTCCGTCATTCCTCCAATGATATTGCTGTATGTATATTGGTTGGATTGGATTGCAGGCATCATTCTGACAATCACAATGCCGATTCTAATTGGTTTCCTCATTCTCGTTGGACTGGCAGCAAAGGGACAAATGAATAAGCAGCTTGCTACTTACCGGATTCTTTCCAATCACTTCCTTGATTCATTAAGAGGATTGGAAACACTTAAATTTTTAGGAAAAAGCAAAAAACACAGTGACAATATTGAAAAAGTGAGTGAGCAATATCGGACTGCCACGATGAAAACACTTCGTGTCGCCTTTTTATCCTCCTTTTCACTGGACTTTTTTACATCATTATCTGTTGCTTCTGTAGCAGTTAATTTAGGTGTACGCCTTATTGGCGGTGACTTGCTGCTGTTGCCGGCATTAATGATTTTAATTATGGCACCTGAATATTTTCTTCCAGTAAGGATGGTTGGAGCAGACTATCATGCCACTTTAAATGGAAAAGAAGCAGGCGAAGCCATATTGGCAATACTTCACGAGGAAAGCAATAGCATGTCAAAAACAACTGTATCAGCTATGCAGGATATTTCGAATATTGCATTTAATCAAGTAGGATATCGTCACAGCAGTGCGGAGAATCTTACACTTGAGAGTCTATCCTTCCAAATTGCTGGCTGCAAAAAGGTCGGTATTGTCGGAGAAAGCGGTGCAGGGAAATCAACACTAATTGATTTACTCAGCGGCTTTACGAGTAATACAGAAGGTGAAATTCTGTTAAATAACAAGGAGATACCAAGTCTTATGACTGAGGAGTGGCGGCAGAAAACAGTCTATATACCACAATCTCCCTATATATTCAGCATGACACTCAGAGAGAATATTGCCTTTTATCAACCTGGAGCAGAGGATGATGAAATTAAAGCTGCATTAAGAGCAACAGGATTGGAGACATTATATCAATCCCTTCCGCATGGCCTTGACGAGATGCTTGGTGATGGCGGCAGAACACTTAGTGGCGGACAAGAACAGCGCATTGCCTTAGCAAGGGCCTTTCTGACAGACCGAAAAGTTATGCTGTTGGATGAACCAACGTCACACTTAGATATTGAAACAGAATTTGAGTTAAAGGAGACAATGCTGCCATTGTTTGAACAGAGGCTTGTTTTCCTTGCAACACATCGACTTCACTGGATGAAGAATATGGATAAAATCCTTGTACTAGATAACGGAAAAATAGTTGAAACTGGCACACACGAAGAGCTTGTAGCGGCAAAAGGCTGCTATTACAGGCTGCTGATTCAATAA